Proteins from one Mycobacterium sp. EPa45 genomic window:
- a CDS encoding MCE family protein codes for MADWTRTTYVRIAAAVLAVLLLVFVVFTYLAYTAAFTSTDKVTVTSPRAGLVMEKDAKVKYRGIQIGKVKDIAYVGDQAKLTLAIDSNQLRYVPSNAGVRIAGNTIFGSKSVEFMTPAQPIGSSMRPGATVQASSVQLEVNTLFQTLTDVLHKVDPVDLNATLSALGEGLRGHGEDLGALLTGTNQLAAELNPKMAALQADLRQTATLGNIYASAAPDLVTVFNNAPTIAKTVVDEQDDLNATLLSTIGLADNGYDTFAPAQDDYIAAIQRLRAPLKVLGDYSPELGCLLQAVTKAIHDFAPVLGGTKPGLFTSSNFILGAPNYTYPESLPMVNATGGPNCRGLPHMPSKQLGGSWYHSPFLVTDNAYIPYEPFTELQVDAPSTLQFLFNGAFAERDDF; via the coding sequence ATGGCTGACTGGACCAGAACCACCTACGTGCGCATCGCCGCCGCCGTGCTGGCGGTGTTGCTTCTGGTGTTCGTCGTGTTCACCTATCTGGCCTATACCGCGGCATTCACCTCCACCGACAAGGTGACGGTCACTTCCCCACGCGCCGGCCTGGTGATGGAGAAAGACGCCAAGGTCAAGTACCGGGGCATCCAGATCGGCAAGGTCAAAGACATTGCCTACGTGGGTGATCAGGCCAAACTGACTCTGGCGATCGACAGCAATCAGCTGCGTTATGTCCCCTCCAACGCCGGTGTTCGCATCGCCGGCAACACGATCTTCGGATCGAAGTCCGTCGAGTTCATGACCCCCGCTCAGCCGATTGGCTCCTCGATGCGCCCCGGCGCCACCGTGCAGGCCTCGTCGGTCCAGCTGGAGGTGAACACGTTGTTCCAGACGCTGACCGATGTGCTGCACAAGGTCGATCCCGTTGATCTCAACGCCACCTTGAGCGCGCTGGGCGAGGGACTGCGCGGTCACGGCGAGGACCTGGGCGCGCTGCTCACCGGCACCAATCAGCTTGCCGCTGAGCTCAACCCGAAGATGGCGGCACTGCAGGCGGACCTGCGCCAGACCGCGACGTTGGGCAACATCTACGCCAGTGCCGCCCCGGATCTCGTGACGGTATTCAACAACGCCCCGACGATCGCCAAGACCGTTGTCGACGAGCAGGACGATCTGAACGCCACGCTGCTGTCGACGATCGGGTTGGCCGACAACGGATACGACACCTTCGCTCCGGCGCAGGACGATTACATCGCGGCGATCCAACGCCTGCGGGCGCCACTGAAGGTACTCGGCGACTACTCTCCGGAACTGGGTTGCCTGCTGCAGGCCGTCACCAAGGCGATCCATGACTTCGCGCCCGTCCTCGGTGGTACCAAGCCCGGCCTGTTCACGTCGTCGAACTTCATTCTCGGCGCACCGAACTACACCTACCCGGAGAGCCTGCCGATGGTGAATGCCACCGGCGGACCGAATTGCCGTGGTCTGCCACATATGCCGAGCAAACAGCTCGGCGGATCGTGGTATCACTCGCCGTTCCTGGTCACCGACAACGCCTACATCCCCTACGAGCCCTTCACCGAGCTGCAGGTCGACGCACCTTCCACACTGCAATTCCTGTTCAACGGGGCGTTCGCCGAGCGGGATGATTTCTGA
- a CDS encoding trehalose-6-phosphate synthase, which yields MPGGNDAARSGNSDFVVVANRLPIDMERLPDGSLTWKRSPGGLVTALEPLLRRQRGAWIGWPGVVDGPEEPIIEDDMQMVPVRLSAEDVAEYYEGFSNATLWPLYHDVIVKPIYHREWWDRYVEVNRRFAEATSRVAAEGATVWVQDYQLQLVPKMLRMLRPDLTIGFFLHIPFPPVELFMQMPWRTEIIEGLLGADLVGFHLAGGAQNFLFLSRRLVGANTSRASVGVRSRFGEVQLGFRSVKVGAFPISIDSADLDTQARNRDVRRRAKELRAELGNPRKILLGVDRLDYTKGIDVRLKAFSELLAEGRAKRDDTVLVQLATPSRERVESYRVLRGEIEQQVGHINGEYGEVGHPVVHYIHRPVPRDELIAFFVAADVMLVTPLRDGMNLVAKEYVACRSDLGGALVLSEFTGAAAELRQAYLANPHDLEGVKDTIEAALNQTPEEGRRRMRALRRQVLAHDVDRWARSFLDALAGKPAVEGD from the coding sequence GTGCCCGGGGGCAACGACGCCGCCCGTTCCGGGAATTCTGACTTCGTGGTGGTCGCCAACCGGCTGCCGATCGACATGGAGCGGTTGCCGGACGGCAGCCTGACCTGGAAGCGCAGTCCGGGCGGTCTGGTCACCGCGCTGGAACCGTTGCTGCGCCGTCAGCGCGGCGCGTGGATCGGCTGGCCGGGCGTCGTCGACGGGCCCGAGGAGCCCATCATCGAAGACGACATGCAGATGGTGCCGGTCCGCCTGTCGGCCGAGGATGTCGCCGAGTACTACGAGGGTTTCTCCAATGCCACGCTGTGGCCGCTGTATCACGATGTTATCGTCAAGCCGATCTACCACCGGGAGTGGTGGGACCGCTACGTCGAGGTCAATCGCCGTTTCGCCGAGGCGACGTCGCGCGTGGCCGCCGAAGGCGCCACCGTATGGGTGCAGGACTACCAGCTGCAACTGGTGCCCAAGATGCTGCGGATGCTGCGGCCCGATCTGACCATCGGATTCTTCCTGCACATTCCGTTCCCGCCGGTGGAACTGTTCATGCAGATGCCGTGGCGCACCGAGATCATCGAAGGCCTGTTGGGCGCCGACCTGGTCGGATTCCACCTCGCCGGCGGCGCCCAGAACTTCCTGTTCCTGTCTCGAAGGTTGGTGGGCGCCAACACATCTCGTGCGTCGGTCGGTGTGCGATCCCGGTTCGGCGAGGTCCAGCTGGGCTTCCGCTCGGTGAAGGTCGGCGCCTTCCCGATCTCCATCGATTCCGCCGACCTCGACACTCAGGCCCGCAATCGTGACGTGCGCCGGCGGGCGAAAGAACTTCGCGCCGAACTCGGCAACCCACGCAAGATCCTGCTCGGGGTCGACCGGCTGGACTACACCAAGGGCATCGACGTTCGGCTCAAAGCGTTTTCGGAGCTGCTCGCCGAGGGACGCGCCAAGCGCGACGACACCGTTCTGGTACAGCTGGCCACTCCCAGCCGCGAGCGGGTGGAGAGCTATCGCGTGCTGCGGGGGGAGATCGAGCAGCAGGTCGGTCACATCAACGGCGAATACGGTGAAGTCGGACACCCGGTGGTGCACTACATCCACCGACCGGTGCCCCGGGACGAGTTGATCGCCTTCTTCGTGGCGGCGGACGTGATGTTGGTGACGCCCCTGCGCGACGGCATGAACCTGGTCGCAAAGGAGTACGTCGCCTGCCGCAGTGACCTCGGGGGTGCCCTGGTCTTGAGCGAATTCACCGGTGCCGCAGCCGAATTGCGTCAGGCGTACCTGGCGAACCCGCACGACCTCGAGGGTGTCAAGGACACCATCGAGGCAGCACTCAACCAGACGCCCGAGGAGGGGCGCCGGCGGATGCGGGCGCTGCGGCGCCAGGTCCTCGCACACGACGTCGACCGCTGGGCCCGGTCATTCCTCGACGCCCTGGCCGGCAAACCCGCCGTCGAAGGCGACTAG
- a CDS encoding SDR family oxidoreductase, whose amino-acid sequence MQLSFDDRTYLVTGGGSGIGKGVAEGLAKAGANVLIVGRGADRLAATADEINAAAPSGSVRYEPADVINEDQVAAVVDAATAWNGRLHGVVHCAGGSQTIGPITQMDSEAWRATVDLNINGSMYVLKHSARQMVRGGGGSFVGISSIASTNTHRWFGPYGVTKSGLDHLIKLAADELGASWVRVNGIRPGLIRTELVQMVLDSPEISGDYAECTPLPRPGEVDDVANATLFLLSDAAQWITGQIIGVDGGQNLRRGPDYSAMLEPAYGADGLRGVV is encoded by the coding sequence GTGCAGCTCTCGTTCGATGATCGGACGTACCTGGTCACCGGTGGTGGCAGTGGTATCGGCAAGGGCGTGGCGGAAGGGCTGGCCAAGGCGGGTGCAAACGTTTTGATCGTCGGGCGTGGCGCCGACCGGCTGGCCGCGACCGCCGATGAGATCAATGCCGCCGCGCCGTCGGGCAGCGTCAGGTACGAACCCGCCGACGTCATCAACGAGGATCAGGTCGCGGCGGTCGTCGACGCCGCCACCGCATGGAACGGGCGGCTGCACGGCGTGGTGCACTGCGCCGGCGGTTCGCAGACCATCGGCCCCATCACGCAGATGGACTCCGAAGCATGGCGCGCGACGGTCGATCTCAACATCAACGGCTCGATGTACGTGCTCAAGCACTCGGCCCGTCAGATGGTGCGCGGTGGTGGCGGTTCCTTCGTCGGCATCTCTTCGATCGCCTCGACCAACACCCACCGGTGGTTCGGGCCGTACGGCGTCACCAAGTCGGGTCTGGACCACCTCATCAAGCTGGCCGCCGACGAACTCGGAGCATCGTGGGTGCGGGTCAACGGCATCCGGCCCGGGCTGATCCGAACCGAGCTGGTGCAGATGGTTCTGGACTCACCCGAAATCAGCGGGGACTACGCCGAATGCACCCCGCTGCCGCGCCCCGGTGAGGTCGACGACGTCGCCAACGCGACGCTGTTCCTGCTCAGCGATGCCGCCCAGTGGATCACCGGACAGATCATCGGCGTCGACGGTGGACAGAATCTGCGCAGGGGGCCGGACTACTCGGCGATGCTGGAGCCGGCCTACGGCGCCGACGGCCTACGCGGAGTGGTCTGA
- a CDS encoding ABC transporter permease, which translates to MSYDATLRVRRFFRGLPRVVDTFGEQALFYGQTMRYIPNALTRYRKETIRLIAEMTLGTGALVMIGGTVGVAAFLTLASGGVIAVQGYSSLGDIGIEALTGFLSAFLNVRIVAPVIAGIALAATIGAGTTAQLGAMRVAEEIDAVESMAVHSMSYLVSTRLIAGLIAIIPLYSLSVLAAFFAARFTTVYINGQSAGLYDHYFNTFLNPTDLLWSFLQAIAMSVAVMLVHTYYGYTASGGPVGVGIAVGQAVRTSLIVVVVITLFISLAVYGASGNFNLSG; encoded by the coding sequence GTGAGTTACGACGCGACGCTTCGCGTTCGGCGTTTCTTTCGCGGTTTGCCTCGTGTGGTGGACACGTTTGGCGAGCAGGCGCTGTTTTACGGCCAGACCATGCGCTACATCCCCAATGCGCTCACGCGGTATCGCAAGGAGACCATCCGGTTGATCGCCGAGATGACCCTGGGCACCGGTGCGTTGGTGATGATCGGCGGGACGGTCGGCGTGGCCGCGTTCCTCACGTTGGCCTCCGGTGGTGTGATCGCGGTCCAGGGCTACTCGTCGCTGGGCGATATCGGAATCGAGGCGCTCACCGGCTTCCTGTCGGCGTTCCTCAACGTCCGCATCGTTGCGCCGGTGATCGCTGGCATCGCGCTGGCCGCGACCATCGGCGCGGGTACCACCGCGCAACTGGGCGCCATGCGCGTTGCCGAGGAGATCGATGCCGTCGAATCGATGGCCGTGCACTCGATGTCGTATCTGGTGTCCACCCGATTGATCGCCGGACTGATCGCGATCATTCCGCTGTACTCGCTGTCCGTGCTGGCGGCGTTCTTCGCGGCGCGGTTCACCACCGTCTACATCAACGGCCAGTCCGCGGGTCTGTACGACCACTACTTCAACACGTTCCTGAATCCCACCGACCTGCTGTGGTCGTTCCTACAGGCGATCGCGATGTCGGTGGCCGTGATGCTGGTGCACACCTACTACGGCTACACCGCGTCCGGCGGCCCGGTCGGTGTGGGAATCGCGGTGGGACAAGCGGTTCGCACCTCGCTGATCGTCGTCGTCGTGATCACTCTGTTCATCTCGCTCGCCGTCTACGGCGCGTCCGGCAACTTCAACCTCTCCGGGTAG
- a CDS encoding MCE family protein, translating into MNTHRSNVVKVSIFAVVMILVAAGLVVVFGQFRFSSTRDFHATFANASRLKSGNDVRIAGVPVGSVTGVALNPDNTVDVSFNVDKRYQLYTSTRALIRYQNLVGDRFLEIASGPGDLRKIGPGATIPQANTQPALDLDALLGGLRPVLKGLDGNKINEISNAIIQLLQGQGGALSDLLANTGAFTQNLSARYQVVSDVINHLNTVLATVDSKSAQFNASVDELQKLITGLAQNKDPIAGAIPPLASAENDLTEMLQNSRRPLQGVIENVRPLATEIDNRKTEVNTVLDPLAENYLRLNALGAYGAFFNIFYCSVRIKINGPAGSDILIPFGGPPDPSKGRCSENG; encoded by the coding sequence ATGAACACCCATCGATCGAACGTGGTCAAAGTCAGCATCTTCGCTGTGGTGATGATTCTGGTGGCCGCCGGACTGGTGGTCGTCTTCGGCCAGTTCCGGTTCAGTTCCACTCGGGACTTCCACGCCACCTTCGCCAACGCGTCACGGTTGAAGTCCGGCAACGACGTGCGCATCGCCGGTGTGCCGGTCGGTTCGGTCACCGGCGTCGCGCTGAATCCGGACAACACCGTCGACGTCTCCTTCAACGTCGACAAGCGCTACCAGCTTTACACCTCGACACGCGCGCTGATCCGCTACCAGAACCTCGTCGGCGACCGATTCCTCGAAATCGCGTCCGGCCCGGGCGATCTGCGCAAGATCGGCCCGGGTGCGACGATTCCGCAGGCCAACACCCAGCCCGCGCTCGATCTCGATGCGCTGCTCGGCGGCCTGCGGCCGGTGCTGAAGGGCTTGGACGGCAACAAGATCAACGAGATCAGCAACGCGATCATCCAGCTGCTGCAGGGCCAGGGTGGTGCGCTGTCGGACCTGCTCGCCAATACCGGCGCCTTCACCCAGAACTTGTCTGCCCGGTACCAGGTGGTCTCGGACGTGATCAACCATCTCAACACCGTGCTGGCCACCGTCGATTCCAAGAGCGCGCAGTTCAACGCCAGCGTCGACGAACTGCAGAAGCTGATCACCGGGCTCGCCCAGAACAAGGATCCGATCGCGGGAGCCATCCCGCCGCTGGCATCGGCGGAGAACGACCTGACCGAGATGCTGCAGAATTCCCGACGGCCGCTGCAGGGTGTCATCGAGAACGTCCGGCCACTGGCCACCGAGATCGACAACCGCAAGACCGAGGTCAACACGGTGCTCGACCCGCTGGCCGAAAACTACTTGCGGCTCAACGCACTTGGCGCCTACGGAGCGTTCTTCAACATCTTCTACTGCTCGGTGCGCATCAAGATCAACGGCCCCGCCGGCAGCGACATCCTGATACCGTTCGGCGGTCCGCCCGACCCGTCGAAGGGCAGGTGTTCAGAGAATGGCTAG
- a CDS encoding NAD(P)-dependent oxidoreductase, translating to MRIGVIGLGNMGAGIAANLIKAGHDVTVYNRSRPKVDALAAQGARPADSVADACAGDAVLTMLANDDAVAGVTFGDGGIISSAGPDTVHISSSTISVELSKRLAEAHAAAGQKFVAAPVFGRPEAAAAAALFVVAAGPADSVNSVTSVFDAIGQRTFVVAEDPSAANLVKLSGNFLIGSVIESLGEAMALVVKGGVDRHQYLDILTSTLFSAPVYKTYGGLIADEQFEPAGFAAPLGHKDIGLVLAAAEELRVPLPIASLLRDRFLRLLAEGGERLDWSAISSLAAADAGSSDHSA from the coding sequence GTGCGCATCGGAGTCATCGGGCTGGGCAACATGGGCGCGGGTATCGCCGCGAATCTGATCAAGGCCGGCCACGATGTGACCGTCTACAACCGATCCCGGCCGAAGGTGGATGCGTTGGCGGCGCAGGGCGCTCGCCCGGCCGACTCCGTAGCCGATGCGTGCGCGGGGGACGCCGTGTTGACGATGCTCGCCAACGACGACGCGGTGGCGGGCGTGACGTTCGGTGACGGCGGCATCATCTCCTCAGCCGGGCCCGACACCGTCCACATCTCGTCCAGCACGATCAGCGTCGAGCTGTCGAAACGCCTGGCCGAGGCGCACGCCGCCGCCGGCCAGAAGTTCGTGGCGGCTCCGGTGTTCGGCCGGCCCGAGGCCGCCGCCGCCGCTGCGCTGTTCGTTGTCGCCGCCGGGCCCGCCGACTCCGTGAATTCGGTGACATCGGTCTTCGACGCCATCGGCCAACGAACTTTCGTGGTGGCCGAGGACCCGTCGGCCGCAAACCTGGTCAAGCTCAGCGGCAACTTCCTGATCGGCTCGGTGATCGAATCACTCGGCGAGGCGATGGCTTTGGTGGTCAAGGGCGGCGTGGACCGCCACCAGTACCTGGACATCCTGACCTCGACGTTGTTCTCGGCCCCGGTGTACAAGACCTACGGTGGGCTCATCGCCGACGAGCAGTTCGAACCCGCCGGATTCGCAGCGCCGTTGGGGCACAAGGACATCGGGCTGGTCTTGGCCGCTGCCGAAGAACTGCGGGTGCCGTTGCCGATCGCCAGCCTGCTGCGTGATCGGTTCCTGCGCCTGCTCGCCGAGGGCGGCGAGCGGCTGGATTGGTCGGCGATCAGCAGCCTGGCGGCCGCTGACGCGGGATCCTCAGACCACTCCGCGTAG
- a CDS encoding virulence factor Mce family protein — MLDRLTKIQLSVFAVVTVLTVTAITLFYLHLPAKLGLGSYRITADFVTGGGLYQNANVTYRGVTVGRVESVQLTGDGVDANMRLNSDVKIPANVTATVKSVSAVGEQYIDLVPPGQPSKDALTNGSRIGPDRTAVGQDIAELLRDADNLVSSIGNTKLQQLLKETFKAFNGSGPELARLIQSSRQLVDEANANWPQTNQLIDQAGPFLDAQIRSGDDIRELADGLARFTGHVAQADPQLRQTLATVPGAASEADTAFTGIRPSFPVLAANLANLGRVGVIYHKSIEQALVILPALFAALITVAGGEPLDEGGKLDFKVDLGDPPPCVTGFIPAPFIRSPSDTTVRDLPTDLYCKVPQNDPSAVRGARNYPCQEFPGKRAPTVQLCRDPKGYIPIGNNPWRGPPIPAGTPVTDGRNILPPNKYPYIPPENDPDPGPPVVGPLPPGVPEGPGPAPHQPWPVQPPPNDPGQLPVPLPYLPPGPYPPQNPMLPYPATIPPPPPPVGTGPADAAPQPQAGARYGIYDQHNGTFVDPAGGTGVFAPADPNLRPAENWVDLMLDPRQV, encoded by the coding sequence ATGCTGGATCGCCTGACCAAAATTCAGTTGAGCGTCTTCGCGGTTGTCACAGTGCTCACCGTCACCGCGATCACGCTGTTCTATCTACACCTGCCTGCCAAGCTCGGGCTCGGCTCGTATCGCATCACCGCCGACTTCGTCACCGGCGGAGGGCTTTACCAGAACGCCAACGTGACCTACCGCGGCGTGACGGTCGGGCGGGTCGAGTCGGTCCAGTTGACCGGTGACGGCGTCGACGCAAACATGCGGCTCAACAGCGACGTCAAGATTCCAGCCAATGTCACCGCGACGGTCAAGAGTGTGTCGGCGGTGGGCGAGCAGTACATCGACCTGGTGCCGCCCGGCCAGCCGTCGAAAGATGCACTGACGAACGGCTCCCGAATCGGCCCGGACCGCACCGCCGTGGGTCAGGACATCGCCGAACTGCTGCGCGATGCCGACAATCTGGTCAGCAGCATCGGAAACACCAAACTCCAGCAGCTGCTCAAGGAGACCTTCAAGGCCTTCAACGGCTCGGGCCCGGAACTTGCCCGGCTGATCCAGTCGTCGCGCCAGCTGGTCGACGAGGCCAACGCGAACTGGCCGCAGACCAACCAGCTGATCGATCAGGCCGGACCGTTCCTGGACGCGCAGATCCGCAGCGGTGACGACATCCGTGAGCTGGCCGACGGGCTGGCCCGCTTCACCGGCCATGTCGCCCAAGCGGATCCGCAGTTGCGCCAGACGCTGGCGACGGTCCCGGGTGCGGCGTCGGAGGCCGATACCGCGTTCACCGGCATCCGGCCGTCCTTCCCGGTGCTGGCCGCCAACCTGGCCAACCTCGGCCGGGTCGGGGTGATCTACCACAAGTCGATCGAACAGGCCCTGGTGATCCTGCCTGCGTTGTTCGCCGCGTTGATCACGGTCGCCGGTGGTGAGCCGCTCGACGAGGGCGGCAAGCTCGACTTCAAGGTCGACCTCGGTGATCCGCCGCCGTGTGTGACCGGGTTCATCCCGGCACCGTTCATCCGTTCGCCATCGGACACCACGGTGCGGGATCTGCCTACTGACCTGTATTGCAAAGTCCCGCAGAATGATCCGAGCGCGGTCCGCGGTGCGCGGAACTACCCGTGCCAGGAGTTCCCGGGTAAGCGCGCACCGACCGTGCAGCTCTGCCGGGACCCGAAGGGCTACATCCCGATCGGCAACAATCCTTGGCGCGGTCCGCCGATCCCGGCCGGGACACCGGTGACGGACGGCCGGAACATACTGCCGCCCAACAAGTATCCCTACATCCCGCCGGAGAATGACCCGGATCCGGGACCGCCGGTGGTGGGGCCGTTGCCGCCCGGCGTCCCCGAAGGGCCGGGGCCCGCGCCCCATCAGCCATGGCCTGTGCAGCCGCCGCCCAACGACCCGGGTCAGCTTCCGGTGCCGTTGCCGTATCTGCCGCCGGGTCCCTACCCGCCGCAGAACCCCATGCTGCCGTACCCGGCCACGATCCCGCCGCCGCCACCGCCGGTCGGCACCGGCCCGGCCGACGCCGCCCCGCAGCCGCAGGCCGGTGCCCGGTATGGGATCTACGATCAGCACAACGGAACCTTCGTCGACCCGGCGGGCGGTACCGGCGTGTTCGCCCCGGCGGACCCGAATCTTCGTCCGGCCGAGAACTGGGTGGACCTCATGCTCGACCCAAGGCAGGTGTGA
- a CDS encoding mammalian cell entry protein, giving the protein MRWLISGIAAVLAAVFIGGAGVAGALYWDRVQSRAEQSTRAELPGIAKQQIPEVFGYDYQTVERSLTDAYLLLTPGYRKEFEQRANADIIPQARQRQVVSQANVVGVGVMDARRDSASVLVYLNRTVTDKSRQPLYDGSRLRVDYQKIDGRWLINYITPI; this is encoded by the coding sequence ATGCGTTGGCTCATCAGCGGCATCGCGGCGGTGTTGGCCGCGGTGTTCATCGGCGGTGCCGGTGTCGCAGGCGCACTGTACTGGGATCGCGTGCAGAGTCGCGCCGAGCAGTCGACCCGCGCCGAGTTGCCCGGCATCGCCAAGCAGCAGATACCTGAAGTGTTCGGCTACGACTACCAGACCGTGGAGCGCAGCCTGACCGACGCCTACCTGCTTCTCACCCCGGGGTACCGCAAGGAGTTCGAGCAGCGCGCCAACGCCGACATCATCCCGCAGGCCCGGCAGCGACAGGTCGTCAGTCAGGCCAATGTCGTCGGGGTGGGCGTGATGGACGCACGCCGTGATTCGGCGTCGGTGCTGGTGTATCTGAATCGCACGGTGACCGATAAGAGCCGCCAGCCCCTTTACGACGGCAGCCGGCTGCGGGTGGACTACCAGAAGATCGACGGCCGCTGGCTGATCAACTACATCACGCCGATCTAG
- a CDS encoding MCE family protein produces the protein MFREWLAPVTERDPLRTGIFGIVLVVCVVLVSFGYSKLPFWPQGKPYEAYFSDAGGITPGNDVNVSGINVGKVTSVALAGDKAKVTFTVDRKVRVGDQSLVAIKTDTVLGQKSLDVTPKGAGESTVIPLGRTTAPYTLNTALQDLGRNTAELDNDQFTEALTVLTDSLRDATPQLRGALDGVAALSRSINGNDQALAELLSHARAVSQTLADRANQVNQLVVDGNQLFAALDEKRAALSNLIAGIQGVAQQLSGFVADNRREFGPALQKLNLVLDNLLSRRDQISLALKRLPPYATALGEVVASGPGFHINLYGLPPAPIAEVLFDTYFQPGKLPDSLSDYLRGLISERLIFRPKSP, from the coding sequence GTGTTCAGAGAATGGCTAGCCCCCGTTACGGAGCGCGATCCGCTCCGCACCGGCATCTTCGGCATCGTCCTGGTGGTGTGTGTCGTGCTGGTGTCGTTCGGCTACAGCAAGTTGCCGTTCTGGCCGCAGGGCAAGCCGTATGAGGCGTACTTCAGCGATGCGGGCGGCATCACGCCCGGCAACGATGTCAACGTGTCCGGCATCAATGTCGGCAAGGTGACCTCGGTGGCGCTGGCGGGTGACAAGGCCAAGGTGACATTCACCGTCGACCGCAAGGTCCGCGTCGGCGACCAATCATTGGTCGCGATCAAAACCGATACCGTGCTGGGCCAGAAGTCATTGGATGTCACCCCCAAGGGTGCAGGCGAATCCACGGTCATCCCGCTGGGCCGCACCACCGCGCCCTACACGCTCAACACAGCGCTGCAGGACCTCGGTCGCAACACCGCGGAGCTGGACAACGACCAGTTCACCGAGGCGTTGACTGTGCTCACCGACTCCCTGCGGGATGCCACCCCCCAGTTGCGTGGGGCGCTCGACGGTGTGGCGGCGTTGTCGCGCAGCATCAATGGCAACGACCAGGCGCTGGCCGAGCTGCTCTCTCATGCCCGCGCAGTCAGCCAGACTTTGGCCGATCGGGCCAACCAGGTCAACCAACTCGTCGTCGACGGCAACCAGTTGTTCGCCGCGCTCGACGAAAAGCGCGCCGCGCTCAGCAACCTGATTGCCGGTATCCAAGGTGTGGCCCAACAGCTTTCGGGCTTCGTCGCCGACAACCGGCGCGAGTTCGGCCCAGCGTTGCAGAAACTGAATCTGGTGCTGGACAACCTGCTATCGCGGCGCGATCAAATCAGCCTGGCGCTCAAGCGGCTGCCGCCGTACGCCACCGCGCTCGGCGAGGTCGTGGCGTCCGGACCCGGGTTCCACATCAACCTCTACGGCCTGCCGCCGGCACCGATCGCCGAGGTGCTGTTCGACACCTATTTCCAGCCCGGCAAGCTGCCGGACAGCCTGTCCGACTACCTGCGTGGTCTGATCTCGGAGCGCCTCATTTTCAGGCCGAAGTCGCCATGA
- a CDS encoding MCE family protein, with translation MIAAKWRHRVYRLTAMGSGAALLAGCQFGGLNSLDMPGTAGHGRGAYTISVELPDVATLPQNSPVMVDDVTVGSVSGLQAVQRPDGSFYAAVKLSLDSSVDLPANSTAKVAQTSLLGSQHIELAPPADHSAKGRLTEGSVIRIAQTGRYPTTEEVLSSLGVVVNKGNLGAIQDITDAAYAAVAGRTETFVDLIPRLAELTSALNSQTNDILAAADGLDRFASILAQNKDSLGRTLDSLPQALKVLNNNRANIVDAFAALQRFGTVAAKMLSETKQDFAADLKDLYPVIKALNDNRGDVVSSLDLLPTFPFTTKYLRRAVRGDYLNVFVTFDLTLRRLGESIFTTSFGLDPNMRHLDEVVNAPDWLLGETANLSGQAADPFKIPPGTASGQEAPK, from the coding sequence ATGATCGCAGCGAAGTGGCGGCATCGCGTATATCGGCTCACCGCAATGGGTTCCGGCGCGGCGCTGCTGGCGGGTTGCCAGTTCGGTGGGCTGAACTCGCTGGATATGCCCGGCACCGCCGGCCATGGCCGGGGCGCATACACCATTTCTGTCGAATTGCCCGATGTCGCAACGCTTCCGCAGAACTCCCCGGTGATGGTCGATGACGTGACGGTCGGCAGCGTCTCGGGTCTGCAAGCCGTGCAGCGTCCCGACGGCTCGTTCTACGCCGCGGTCAAACTCTCGCTGGACAGCTCGGTCGACCTGCCCGCGAACTCGACCGCCAAGGTCGCGCAGACATCGTTGCTGGGCTCGCAGCACATCGAATTAGCGCCGCCCGCAGACCATTCGGCGAAAGGCCGGCTCACTGAGGGTTCGGTGATCCGGATCGCACAGACCGGCCGCTACCCGACCACCGAGGAGGTGTTGTCCTCGCTCGGCGTGGTGGTGAATAAGGGCAACCTCGGCGCGATCCAGGACATCACCGACGCCGCGTACGCCGCGGTGGCCGGTCGAACCGAAACGTTTGTCGACCTCATTCCGCGCCTGGCCGAGCTGACGTCGGCGCTCAACTCGCAGACCAACGACATCCTGGCCGCCGCCGACGGTCTCGACCGATTCGCCTCGATCCTGGCGCAGAACAAGGACAGCCTGGGCCGGACGCTGGACAGTCTGCCGCAGGCGCTGAAGGTCCTCAACAACAACCGGGCCAATATCGTCGACGCCTTCGCCGCTCTGCAGAGGTTCGGTACGGTCGCGGCCAAGATGCTCTCGGAGACCAAACAGGACTTCGCCGCGGACCTCAAGGACCTCTACCCGGTCATCAAGGCGCTCAACGACAATCGTGGCGACGTGGTCTCGTCGTTGGACCTGCTGCCCACGTTCCCGTTCACCACGAAGTATCTGCGGCGCGCGGTCCGGGGTGACTACCTCAACGTGTTCGTCACCTTCGATCTGACGCTGCGACGCCTCGGCGAGTCGATTTTCACCACGTCGTTCGGGCTGGATCCGAACATGCGGCACCTCGACGAGGTCGTCAACGCCCCGGACTGGCTGCTGGGCGAGACCGCCAACCTTTCCGGGCAGGCAGCCGATCCGTTCAAGATCCCGCCCGGGACGGCGTCCGGACAGGAGGCGCCGAAGTAA